In Treponema primitia ZAS-2, a genomic segment contains:
- a CDS encoding cell division protein ZapB: MVTLEQVRQLEEKIAKAIEYVTRVTGENKLLQGKLDGALKRVSELEGIVQRFKDDQNRIEEGIISALDRLNQFEDAIGKSLSSVQAVVSSSLPSEFSGRTPELTLEVPVNTPVKLSETLAKPPEAQSSPVVDTGPRVPDIFTLDEEDDDEPRNDSEESGAGELDIF; this comes from the coding sequence ATGGTAACCCTTGAGCAGGTCAGACAGCTGGAAGAAAAGATCGCCAAGGCGATCGAATACGTTACCCGGGTAACCGGGGAAAACAAACTGCTCCAGGGGAAGCTGGACGGCGCCCTTAAGCGGGTTTCCGAGCTTGAGGGTATTGTTCAGCGTTTTAAGGACGATCAGAACCGCATCGAGGAAGGGATAATCTCCGCCCTTGATCGGCTCAACCAGTTCGAGGACGCCATAGGAAAAAGCCTTTCTTCGGTTCAAGCGGTGGTTTCATCGAGTCTGCCCTCGGAATTTTCCGGGCGAACCCCGGAGCTGACCCTGGAAGTACCGGTGAATACCCCGGTAAAGCTGTCGGAAACCCTGGCAAAGCCCCCGGAAGCGCAGTCGAGCCCCGTTGTTGACACAGGTCCCAGGGTACCGGATATTTTTACCCTTGACGAAGAGGATGATGATGAGCCCCGGAATGATTCCGAAGAATCCGGGGCCGGTGAGTTAGATATTTTTTAA
- the infC gene encoding translation initiation factor IF-3 → MADKDLRINEQIRVREVRLIRDDGEQQLITITEALEIAKEQALDLVEVAPTAVPPVVKIMNYGKYKFENEKKVRDSKKKQKLLKLKEIRMQPKIDEHDLDFKSKHVQEFLAEGNKVKVTVRFRGRELAHTELGLDVLKDVLKRIEGEYVMDKPPLMEGKFMSMILSPKAKK, encoded by the coding sequence TTGGCGGATAAGGATTTGCGGATCAATGAACAGATTCGGGTGCGGGAGGTGCGTCTCATCCGGGATGATGGGGAACAGCAGCTTATCACCATCACCGAAGCCCTCGAAATAGCCAAGGAACAGGCTCTTGACCTGGTGGAAGTCGCCCCTACGGCGGTGCCCCCGGTAGTCAAAATCATGAACTACGGCAAGTATAAGTTCGAGAATGAAAAGAAAGTCCGGGACTCGAAAAAGAAGCAGAAGTTATTAAAGTTAAAAGAAATTCGGATGCAGCCTAAGATTGACGAACATGATCTGGATTTTAAGTCCAAACACGTCCAGGAATTTCTTGCGGAAGGTAACAAGGTAAAAGTGACGGTTCGTTTCCGCGGCCGGGAACTTGCCCACACTGAACTCGGATTGGATGTCCTTAAGGACGTTCTCAAGCGTATTGAAGGGGAATATGTGATGGACAAACCCCCCCTTATGGAAGGTAAGTTTATGTCCATGATACTGAGCCCTAAAGCGAAAAAATAA
- a CDS encoding YaiI/YqxD family protein, whose amino-acid sequence MKILVDADSCPRPARELILRTAQRRGVLAIFAANRLIPGIGGSESSDGEFARMELCPAGADSADNRIVELAEEGDLVITRDIPLASRLVEASIAVIDDRGQAYSRENIRERLSLRDFMVDLAESGLGMERIPSYGKRELKAFADGFDRILTKLLKG is encoded by the coding sequence GTGAAAATCCTGGTGGACGCCGATTCCTGCCCCAGGCCGGCCCGAGAACTGATACTCAGGACCGCCCAACGCCGGGGGGTACTGGCGATTTTTGCGGCGAACCGGCTTATACCCGGGATAGGCGGATCTGAAAGCTCCGATGGGGAATTTGCACGGATGGAGCTTTGCCCGGCCGGGGCAGATTCCGCAGATAACCGTATCGTTGAGCTGGCCGAAGAGGGGGATCTGGTGATAACCCGGGATATACCCCTGGCTTCCCGGCTGGTGGAAGCGTCCATAGCGGTAATCGACGACCGGGGGCAGGCTTATTCCCGGGAAAATATCCGGGAGCGGCTTTCCTTGCGGGATTTTATGGTGGATCTGGCGGAGAGCGGTCTGGGTATGGAGCGGATCCCCTCTTATGGCAAGCGGGAACTCAAAGCCTTTGCCGACGGGTTTGACCGGATTCTAACTAAGCTTTTAAAGGGGTAG
- the manA gene encoding mannose-6-phosphate isomerase, class I: MSCLFKLDNPVKNYDWGSPDWIPQFLNMPNKDGQPWAELWMGVHPEGPSLLATKFPALLAKGGEEAGSLPELIGRDPSRYLGAKTFSAYGGLPFLFKLLAAGKPLSIQAHPDLAQAKAGWARENALGIPIRAPNRNYRDANHKPELLCALTPMIAMAGFRESGEIIRRLEAFGSPLLGSLKPALLSGGFRGFLDALFALPAETRQGLSDYARTRGKSDFPEYAEEWKLCAHFAEIYPGDPALLAPLYLNLLHLNPGEAMFIPAGILHAYIHGFGVELMANSDNVLRGGLTPKHIDLQELKGILGFEPFKPEILKPQASAQGLTRYPAPCGEFSLQKLSTKAGAGSTDEALAFPVQGPAIVIVAQGEVTLDDGEKLTLKQGESAFIAATREAPLVLRGSYSLFIAGTGLDTMEKPR; encoded by the coding sequence ATGAGCTGTCTTTTCAAACTGGACAATCCGGTAAAAAACTACGACTGGGGTTCTCCTGACTGGATACCCCAATTCCTCAATATGCCCAATAAGGATGGCCAACCCTGGGCTGAACTCTGGATGGGGGTCCACCCTGAGGGCCCTTCGCTACTTGCAACGAAGTTTCCCGCGCTACTGGCCAAGGGCGGGGAAGAAGCCGGGAGCCTACCGGAACTTATAGGGCGGGACCCGAGCCGTTATTTGGGGGCTAAAACATTCAGCGCCTATGGGGGGCTGCCCTTTTTATTCAAGCTTCTCGCCGCGGGGAAACCCCTTTCCATTCAGGCCCACCCGGACCTGGCCCAGGCAAAGGCGGGGTGGGCCCGGGAAAACGCCCTGGGTATACCCATTAGGGCTCCCAACCGGAATTACCGGGATGCTAACCATAAGCCGGAACTGCTCTGCGCCCTTACCCCCATGATCGCCATGGCGGGCTTTCGGGAATCCGGGGAGATTATCCGGCGCCTTGAGGCTTTTGGCTCCCCCTTGCTGGGGTCCCTCAAGCCGGCCCTGCTTAGCGGGGGGTTCCGGGGCTTTCTGGACGCCCTATTTGCCCTGCCTGCCGAAACCCGGCAGGGGCTCAGCGACTATGCCCGCACCCGGGGGAAATCGGACTTTCCCGAATACGCCGAAGAATGGAAGCTTTGCGCTCATTTTGCGGAAATTTACCCCGGCGATCCGGCGCTCCTGGCTCCTCTTTACCTAAACCTGCTTCACCTGAACCCGGGGGAGGCTATGTTCATCCCTGCGGGGATACTCCACGCCTATATCCACGGATTCGGGGTGGAGCTCATGGCCAATTCGGACAATGTACTCCGGGGCGGCTTGACCCCCAAACATATCGATCTCCAGGAGCTTAAGGGGATACTGGGTTTTGAGCCCTTTAAGCCGGAAATTCTCAAGCCCCAAGCCTCTGCCCAGGGGCTTACCCGGTATCCCGCCCCTTGCGGTGAATTTTCTCTCCAAAAGCTGAGCACCAAGGCCGGTGCCGGAAGTACCGATGAGGCCCTTGCTTTTCCGGTTCAGGGGCCTGCCATAGTGATTGTCGCCCAAGGGGAAGTAACCCTGGATGATGGGGAAAAGCTGACCCTGAAACAGGGGGAAAGCGCCTTTATTGCCGCTACAAGGGAGGCCCCGCTGGTTTTAAGGGGCAGTTATTCCCTTTTTATTGCCGGCACCGGCCTGGATACAATGGAAAAGCCCAGGTGA
- a CDS encoding cell division protein ZapA: MSKSELRIDMLGTSFSLTADEDPFYLQTLLNRYRQVVENTKKITGLDDPLKLSIVAGFLLCDEVQKLADQNPRLHESLEAEQLTQELISRLDKALDISG; encoded by the coding sequence ATGTCGAAAAGCGAACTTCGCATCGATATGTTAGGAACATCCTTTTCCCTGACCGCCGATGAGGATCCCTTTTACCTTCAAACCCTGCTGAACCGTTATCGCCAGGTTGTTGAAAATACCAAAAAAATAACCGGTTTGGATGATCCCCTTAAACTTTCCATTGTTGCGGGTTTTTTGCTCTGCGATGAGGTGCAGAAACTGGCGGATCAGAACCCCCGGCTTCATGAATCCCTGGAGGCTGAGCAGCTTACCCAGGAACTGATAAGCCGCTTGGATAAGGCATTGGATATTTCCGGCTAA
- a CDS encoding response regulator, with product MAIDKGKYIGKFIDEGIENIKVVESLLFEIKDGVSVDDDLATLLRALHTLKGSSRMLEFKRIEALTHALEGVFVAVREQRIGLTDNALRLALSALDTLKSGLAQVQKTEDDAIDILAFEKELAALASNEEFLVPVSADASHGGAAKGQGGETAPENSPGAPEETTGETVGKKRKKKGGNLVVSNRALEELGERSVEKAEAGETESQLAKREKRQDAKSESIRISLTKIDDIIKSIASLQSLEIASKTISMETEAVHELIKVLSRTIKVDKTLNPAIKAQFRKIEQLNGKINSRLRNYSIDVGNHTRNAYDSVISLRMLPLSTILEAYPRYVFEMSAELGKKVQLIIEGSENEIDKNIIEILSDVFLHMIRNSLDHGIESPKDRIAAGKDETGQLAIRCARESGNMKITISDDGSGINLEAIRAKAVEQGFVTADAARSMGEDDLTGFIFQSGFTTSRSINSISGRGVGMDAVRASIEQLKGSILVESLPGKGTVFTILVPLSIASLMGFPIVCGDMKFIIPANFVDTILLINQEDIITVVDRPGIKFENRIIKLYYLNQILHLKNEGDQNTKKAIFVVIIHAYDDVIALVIDSISSMRSVILKSMPGFMESIPVFSGMVLSEDYEMVPALHIPTVIRMAKHLKTIDMKKRHIEYERMRKSVLVVDDSLPTREIEGEILRAEGYKVDTAADGAEALAAAKNSQYDLICTDLNMPIMDGFLLTENVRKNEALAKIPIIVISSRESEEDQKRAAMLGANRYIIKNSFNNHNLLTAVKDLIGEANG from the coding sequence ATGGCAATAGATAAGGGAAAGTACATCGGTAAATTTATCGATGAGGGAATCGAAAACATCAAGGTTGTAGAATCGTTGCTCTTTGAAATAAAGGACGGCGTTTCGGTGGATGATGATCTGGCAACCCTGCTGCGGGCCCTCCATACCCTGAAAGGTTCCTCCCGGATGCTGGAATTTAAGCGCATCGAAGCCCTGACCCATGCCCTGGAAGGGGTTTTTGTAGCGGTCCGGGAACAGCGCATCGGCCTGACCGATAATGCCCTGCGGCTTGCCCTTTCAGCCCTGGATACCCTTAAGTCCGGACTTGCCCAGGTGCAGAAAACCGAAGACGACGCCATTGATATCCTGGCCTTTGAAAAGGAGCTTGCGGCCCTGGCGTCCAATGAGGAATTCCTGGTACCCGTAAGCGCCGATGCCTCCCATGGCGGGGCGGCCAAGGGCCAGGGCGGCGAGACAGCCCCGGAAAATTCCCCAGGCGCCCCCGAAGAGACTACGGGGGAAACCGTGGGTAAAAAACGGAAAAAGAAGGGCGGGAACCTGGTAGTCAGCAACCGGGCTCTGGAGGAACTCGGGGAGCGTTCCGTAGAAAAGGCGGAAGCCGGAGAAACCGAAAGCCAACTGGCCAAGCGGGAAAAACGGCAGGACGCAAAATCCGAAAGCATACGCATATCCCTTACTAAAATTGATGATATCATTAAAAGTATCGCTTCCCTTCAATCTCTGGAGATCGCCTCAAAAACCATTTCCATGGAAACAGAAGCGGTGCATGAGCTTATCAAGGTACTATCCCGGACCATCAAGGTAGACAAAACACTGAACCCAGCGATAAAAGCCCAGTTCAGAAAAATTGAACAGCTCAATGGGAAGATAAATTCCCGGCTCAGAAACTATTCCATAGATGTGGGAAACCATACCCGGAACGCCTACGACAGCGTAATATCCCTGCGTATGCTTCCGCTTTCCACAATCCTGGAAGCCTATCCCCGGTATGTTTTTGAAATGTCCGCAGAACTGGGAAAAAAAGTACAGCTGATCATTGAGGGAAGCGAAAACGAGATCGATAAAAATATTATCGAAATACTTTCGGATGTTTTCCTCCACATGATCCGCAATTCCCTGGATCACGGCATTGAAAGCCCGAAAGACCGTATCGCCGCAGGAAAGGATGAGACCGGGCAGCTGGCCATCCGCTGCGCCCGGGAAAGCGGGAACATGAAAATAACCATTTCCGATGACGGCAGCGGCATTAACCTTGAGGCAATACGGGCCAAGGCGGTGGAACAGGGATTTGTGACCGCCGATGCCGCCCGTTCCATGGGAGAGGACGACCTCACGGGCTTTATATTCCAGAGCGGCTTCACCACCTCCCGCTCGATCAACAGCATTTCAGGCCGGGGGGTCGGCATGGATGCGGTACGGGCCAGTATTGAACAGCTTAAAGGAAGTATCCTGGTAGAAAGCCTTCCCGGCAAGGGCACTGTTTTTACCATCCTGGTCCCCCTTTCCATAGCCTCCCTCATGGGTTTCCCCATTGTCTGCGGGGACATGAAATTTATCATCCCCGCAAATTTTGTGGACACCATACTCCTTATAAATCAGGAAGATATTATTACTGTGGTTGATCGGCCGGGAATCAAATTTGAAAACCGGATAATAAAACTGTATTATCTTAACCAGATCCTGCACCTTAAAAACGAAGGGGATCAAAATACCAAGAAAGCTATTTTTGTGGTTATCATCCATGCCTATGATGATGTTATTGCCCTGGTTATCGACAGCATCAGCAGTATGCGTTCAGTAATCCTCAAATCAATGCCTGGCTTTATGGAGAGTATTCCTGTTTTTTCAGGAATGGTGTTAAGCGAAGACTATGAAATGGTGCCCGCACTGCACATACCCACGGTGATACGCATGGCAAAACACCTCAAAACCATTGATATGAAGAAACGGCACATCGAATATGAAAGGATGCGCAAGTCCGTACTGGTGGTTGACGATTCCCTTCCCACTAGGGAGATTGAAGGGGAGATACTCAGGGCCGAAGGCTACAAGGTAGATACCGCCGCAGACGGCGCGGAAGCTTTGGCGGCGGCAAAGAACAGCCAATATGACCTTATCTGCACGGACCTCAACATGCCCATTATGGACGGCTTTTTGCTTACCGAAAATGTCCGCAAGAACGAGGCCCTGGCAAAGATTCCAATCATTGTTATTTCATCACGGGAGAGCGAAGAGGATCAGAAACGGGCGGCCATGCTCGGGGCGAACCGTTATATTATAAAAAATTCTTTCAATAACCACAATCTGCTTACGGCAGTTAAGGACCTTATCGGAGAGGCAAATGGATAG
- the rplT gene encoding 50S ribosomal protein L20, whose protein sequence is MSRAVDGSRRKDHRKKILKQAKGYWGRRHSNFKTAKDAVTKGLFYAYRDRRDRKGDFRRIWIIRINAACRAEGLSYSRLVDGLAKAGVTINRKALANMAIEDSAAFKAVVTQAKAALGAQAS, encoded by the coding sequence ATGTCAAGAGCAGTAGACGGTTCCCGCAGGAAGGACCACCGAAAAAAAATACTGAAGCAGGCCAAAGGCTATTGGGGCCGTAGGCATTCCAATTTTAAGACCGCCAAAGACGCGGTTACTAAGGGCCTTTTCTACGCCTACCGGGACCGCCGGGACCGGAAGGGCGACTTCCGCCGGATATGGATCATCCGTATCAACGCAGCCTGCCGGGCAGAGGGCCTTTCCTATTCCCGGCTGGTGGACGGCCTGGCTAAAGCCGGGGTGACCATCAACCGGAAAGCCCTGGCCAATATGGCGATTGAAGACTCCGCCGCCTTCAAGGCAGTGGTTACCCAGGCTAAGGCTGCCCTGGGCGCCCAGGCTTCCTAA
- a CDS encoding peptidylprolyl isomerase: MEWRASHILVKDRSLAEDLLRRIKQGAQFESLAREFSTCPSKSSGGDLGWFGPGKMVAGFESAIKRISPGSIGDVVQTQFGYHIIKCTGRKD, translated from the coding sequence ATGGAATGGCGAGCAAGTCACATTTTGGTTAAAGATCGGTCCTTGGCGGAGGATCTCCTGAGGCGGATCAAGCAGGGCGCCCAGTTTGAGTCCCTGGCCCGGGAATTTTCCACCTGCCCCTCCAAGTCTTCCGGGGGGGATCTGGGCTGGTTCGGCCCGGGAAAAATGGTGGCCGGCTTTGAATCGGCGATTAAACGTATTTCACCGGGGTCCATAGGGGATGTCGTACAGACCCAATTCGGGTATCATATAATCAAATGTACCGGCAGAAAAGACTGA
- a CDS encoding adenylate/guanylate cyclase domain-containing protein, with protein sequence MDSTVLQEEKRILLFEDSDIFADMVLEFLTALGYTTARAVNGFEGIKAVFTFKPHLIITDVEMPLFKGYQATRLLKSRKSTKDIPIIMFTSLNELKDKFWGNQAGADWYIEKSPENFSELRSKITQLLSEATPTDFVALERDGKRIDDNALIETVNNLLDAKLFQTTVIGMLAELSAKLGSLEDIAKGFFDLLNYICQAEIVSLMIKGADNSLMVYTANIGGFNAVITDDFNAISIADFDNLFPDFQVVTREVKDFYLAGEKKKRIESYIMVPLLVGGEKFATVHIGNSIKEYFSPTIRENMDVFLNAAAPIISNALSMLEMEELQKKTRVAFARYVPADVIDEIIHKSSETASLSETRNLVVFFLDIRNFTKISENSSAQDLVNFLNKFFSAMGNEIIAEGGHIDKFIGDSIMAIFGAPRSLPNAPACAIRAAIRMIRALQTVDTSHLTLPESGLAIGIGINSGECVVGNIGFQDRMDYTVIGDNVNLASRLEGVTKMYHHPIIVSENMYEAAREQFIFRKIDTVRVKGKNNPVGLYAVYIAFAGEEGAADFSEGVAASLVIDRDLLDNYEKGLRLFYMREWETAKTYFNNALRINGEDYFSTLYLERIEEYSLIGEPMDDAVTLTEK encoded by the coding sequence ATGGATAGTACGGTTTTGCAGGAAGAAAAACGTATACTGCTTTTTGAGGATTCGGATATTTTTGCCGACATGGTGCTGGAATTCCTCACTGCCCTGGGCTATACCACTGCTCGGGCGGTCAACGGATTTGAGGGAATCAAGGCGGTGTTCACCTTTAAGCCCCACCTTATCATCACTGATGTGGAGATGCCCCTCTTTAAGGGCTACCAGGCTACCAGGCTTTTAAAATCCCGGAAAAGCACAAAAGATATTCCCATTATCATGTTTACAAGCCTCAATGAACTTAAGGATAAATTCTGGGGTAACCAGGCGGGGGCAGACTGGTATATAGAAAAATCCCCTGAAAATTTCTCGGAACTCCGGAGCAAAATAACCCAGCTCCTCTCCGAAGCGACGCCCACTGATTTCGTGGCCCTTGAGCGGGACGGGAAACGTATAGACGACAATGCCCTGATAGAAACGGTAAACAACCTCCTGGATGCCAAACTGTTCCAGACCACGGTGATAGGAATGCTGGCGGAACTTTCCGCCAAACTCGGCTCCCTGGAAGATATAGCCAAGGGGTTTTTTGACCTCCTGAACTATATCTGCCAGGCGGAGATAGTATCCCTGATGATAAAGGGCGCGGATAATTCCCTGATGGTGTATACCGCGAATATCGGGGGCTTTAACGCCGTAATTACCGATGATTTCAATGCCATCAGCATTGCGGATTTTGACAACCTGTTTCCTGACTTTCAGGTTGTCACCAGGGAAGTAAAGGATTTTTACCTCGCCGGGGAAAAGAAAAAGCGGATTGAATCCTACATCATGGTCCCCCTTTTAGTCGGCGGCGAAAAATTTGCCACCGTGCATATTGGCAATTCCATCAAGGAATATTTTTCCCCCACCATCAGGGAAAACATGGATGTTTTTCTGAATGCCGCCGCTCCGATTATTTCCAACGCCCTTTCCATGCTTGAGATGGAGGAACTGCAAAAGAAAACCCGGGTAGCCTTTGCCCGGTATGTTCCTGCGGATGTAATAGACGAAATTATCCACAAGTCATCGGAAACCGCAAGCTTAAGCGAAACCAGAAACCTGGTGGTCTTTTTTCTGGACATCAGGAATTTTACCAAGATTTCCGAAAACTCAAGCGCCCAGGACCTGGTAAATTTTTTGAATAAATTCTTCTCCGCCATGGGGAACGAAATTATCGCCGAGGGTGGGCATATCGATAAATTTATCGGGGATTCTATCATGGCCATATTCGGCGCCCCCCGGTCTCTGCCCAATGCCCCGGCCTGCGCAATCCGTGCGGCCATACGAATGATCCGGGCCCTGCAAACCGTGGACACCTCCCACCTCACCCTGCCTGAATCAGGGCTTGCCATAGGGATAGGCATTAACTCAGGGGAATGCGTGGTGGGAAATATCGGCTTTCAGGACCGGATGGACTATACGGTAATCGGGGACAATGTAAACCTCGCGTCCCGTCTTGAAGGGGTTACAAAAATGTACCACCACCCGATCATCGTTTCGGAAAATATGTACGAAGCCGCCCGGGAGCAGTTCATATTCAGAAAGATAGATACAGTCAGGGTAAAGGGGAAAAATAACCCCGTGGGCTTATACGCAGTGTATATTGCCTTTGCGGGAGAGGAAGGGGCGGCGGATTTTTCGGAAGGAGTCGCCGCATCCCTGGTTATTGACCGGGATCTCCTGGACAATTACGAAAAAGGGCTCAGGCTTTTCTATATGAGGGAATGGGAAACCGCAAAAACCTACTTCAACAACGCCCTGCGGATCAACGGTGAAGATTATTTCTCCACCCTCTATCTGGAACGGATTGAAGAATACAGCCTCATAGGCGAGCCTATGGATGATGCGGTAACCTTGACTGAGAAATAA
- a CDS encoding HD family phosphohydrolase, whose product MIADGPDFKSILRLDSELNQIQDLDLLLERILLEARGVVHADAGSIYVREIEETDGERLEKLVIKYAHNDTKQKELPPGQKLIYSVFSVPINSSTISGYCALNKVLINVPDVYNLPSDAPYSYNTSFDQISGYKTVSTLAIPLVTAEGRLMGVIQMINSKDPQGNTVPFSKDDEFLITHFAANATVALQRAYVTRAMILRMIRMSELRDPKETGTHVNRVAGYAVEIYDGWARNHGVPDVEREKYRDTLKIAAMLHDVGKVAISDMILKKPGRFTPEEYLVMQHHTVYGAGLFDDLQSELDSISREIALTHHENWDGTGYPGWVDPLTGNPLKTDDQGKPLGRKKEEIPLTGRIVALADVYDALCSRRVYKDPWTEDQVLDEIRNVRGIKFDPELVDVFFEVLPNIKQIQALYPEPK is encoded by the coding sequence ATGATAGCGGATGGGCCTGATTTTAAATCTATACTTCGTTTAGACTCAGAATTAAATCAGATCCAGGATTTAGATCTCCTGTTGGAACGGATACTCCTGGAAGCCCGGGGGGTGGTTCATGCCGATGCAGGTTCGATCTACGTTCGGGAGATCGAGGAAACCGACGGGGAACGGCTGGAAAAGCTGGTCATCAAATACGCCCATAACGATACCAAACAGAAGGAACTTCCCCCGGGACAGAAACTCATCTACTCCGTTTTTTCTGTGCCCATTAACAGCAGCACCATTTCAGGGTACTGCGCCCTGAACAAAGTACTGATCAATGTACCGGATGTGTACAACCTGCCCTCTGACGCACCCTATTCCTACAACACCAGTTTTGACCAAATTTCAGGGTATAAGACTGTCTCCACCCTGGCCATCCCCCTGGTAACCGCAGAAGGCCGCCTGATGGGGGTTATTCAGATGATCAATTCCAAGGATCCCCAGGGTAATACGGTCCCCTTTTCCAAGGACGATGAATTCCTCATTACCCACTTTGCCGCCAATGCCACGGTAGCCCTCCAGCGGGCCTATGTAACCCGGGCCATGATACTCAGGATGATCCGCATGTCCGAACTCCGGGACCCCAAGGAGACCGGGACCCATGTAAACCGGGTAGCGGGCTATGCGGTGGAGATCTACGATGGATGGGCCCGGAACCACGGCGTCCCCGATGTGGAGCGGGAAAAGTACCGTGATACCCTGAAGATAGCCGCTATGCTCCACGATGTGGGGAAGGTAGCCATATCGGATATGATCCTGAAAAAGCCCGGACGTTTTACCCCCGAGGAATACCTGGTCATGCAGCACCATACCGTGTACGGGGCGGGGCTCTTTGACGATCTCCAGTCGGAACTGGATTCCATTTCCCGGGAAATAGCCCTGACCCACCATGAAAACTGGGATGGAACGGGGTATCCGGGCTGGGTAGATCCCCTTACCGGGAATCCCCTTAAAACCGACGATCAGGGAAAACCCCTGGGAAGGAAGAAAGAGGAGATACCCCTGACAGGTCGTATCGTGGCCCTGGCGGACGTGTACGATGCCCTCTGTTCACGCCGGGTCTACAAGGACCCCTGGACCGAGGATCAGGTGCTGGATGAAATCCGGAATGTACGGGGTATCAAATTCGATCCTGAACTTGTGGATGTATTCTTTGAAGTATTGCCCAATATAAAGCAGATCCAGGCCCTCTACCCGGAACCGAAGTAG
- the rpmI gene encoding 50S ribosomal protein L35, with amino-acid sequence MPKMKTKKSAAKRYSFTGTGKVKYKKQNLRHILTKKSSKRKRNLRHAGILSSDNVPVIRKKLLPYG; translated from the coding sequence ATGCCTAAGATGAAGACCAAGAAGAGCGCCGCCAAGCGGTACTCATTTACCGGGACCGGTAAGGTGAAGTATAAGAAACAGAATCTTCGCCATATCCTTACCAAGAAGTCCAGCAAACGGAAGCGGAATCTCCGCCATGCCGGCATCCTGTCCAGCGACAATGTGCCGGTAATCAGAAAAAAGCTCCTCCCTTACGGGTAG